The region AATTCAATATCCAAATTTACCGCCAGAATCGGAAGATAAAATATTTATGGTCGTTGCACACGATAAAGCAGGCGATTACATTGGTGCAATAAGCTGTAATTGTTACTGGGATGGCTTAGAGATTGACACCTTTTGGGTCAAGGAATCTCATCGTGGTAAAAAAGTAGGATCTATGCTTTTGGAAAAAGCAGAAACGATTGGTGCCAACAATGGGGCAGTAGTTGCATTCTTAAAAACCTTTGATGCTAAACAGTTCTATGAACGGCATGGGTATGAGGTTTACGGTGTTCTTGAGGATCGCCCTATCGGGACTAGCCTGTATCATTTAAAGAAGCGGCTAGTAAAACATGCATGACAGTTGGCTAAAACCGTTCGCTTCGCTGAATGGGACGGGCTAAAGCCCGCCCTTCCAAATGCTGGTCGAAGTCCGATTTGGGTCGAATAGCGACCACCACTCATTGTGACTGATCCACCCTTGTCCTCCCTGAACGTGGAGGACAAGCCATGAACACTATTGCTACATACAGCCATCAGCCTTGGAACAAGGGAAAGATTTTCGGGCAGAAAGCCCCGCTCCGAGTCAGAGATATCTGGGCAATCCGAGTAAGACTCCAGCTTGCTGAGAAGACACGAGATTTGGCGCTTTTCAACTTGGCCATCGACAGCAAGCTACGTGCTTGTGACTTAACCAAGCTGCGAGTACGAGACATAGCTCATGGGGAGCGCGTGTCGTCACGGGCCATCGTGATGCAGCAGAAAACTCAACACCCAGTGCAATTTGAAATTACTGAGCAAACCCGAACTGTTGTGGAGGCTTGGATGCATCAGGCCCACCTCCGCAGTGAGGACTTCTTGTTTCCTACCCGGTTGCACGACTCAGAACATCTCTCCACCAGACAGTACGCTCGGATAGTCAACGCGTGGGTAACAGCCATTGGCCTTGACGCAACGATGTGCGGTACTCATACGCTACGGAGAACCAAAGCATCGCTGATTTATCGGAGGACGAAGAACCTGAGAGCTGTTCAACTCCTGCTTGGTCATACGAAGCTTGAAAGCACCGTCAGATACCTGGGAATCGAGGTCGATGATGCCTTGAAAATGGCGGAACAGACGGAAGTTTAACCACCCGTTGCGACGGTCGATGCTAGACCGTCGCGATCCGACCCAGGCTGTGTGAAAACGCTTGCATCGTTTTGAAGTCTGCGTTGCTACGTAAAATCTCTCGGCGTTTGGATACTCAGCAGACCTAAGATTTACGTAGTAACGCGATTTTCGTTGCGCTTTTGACCATGGAATACTTTCTAAAACGTTTTCACACAGCCTGGACCCATTGCT is a window of Pseudomonas sp. 10S4 DNA encoding:
- a CDS encoding tyrosine-type recombinase/integrase — its product is MNTIATYSHQPWNKGKIFGQKAPLRVRDIWAIRVRLQLAEKTRDLALFNLAIDSKLRACDLTKLRVRDIAHGERVSSRAIVMQQKTQHPVQFEITEQTRTVVEAWMHQAHLRSEDFLFPTRLHDSEHLSTRQYARIVNAWVTAIGLDATMCGTHTLRRTKASLIYRRTKNLRAVQLLLGHTKLESTVRYLGIEVDDALKMAEQTEV
- a CDS encoding GNAT family N-acetyltransferase yields the protein MEIRIDILDCPTDKDRGVLNNRFSEYLRIQYPNLPPESEDKIFMVVAHDKAGDYIGAISCNCYWDGLEIDTFWVKESHRGKKVGSMLLEKAETIGANNGAVVAFLKTFDAKQFYERHGYEVYGVLEDRPIGTSLYHLKKRLVKHA